From Bacteroidales bacterium, one genomic window encodes:
- a CDS encoding ATP-binding cassette domain-containing protein: MYAISTENVTKTFINHRALDNVSIDVPKGTIFGLLGPNGAGKTTLIRIINQIYAPDSGIVKIDGEILSPKHTANIGYLPEERGLYKKMKVGEQAIYLARLKGLSRHDALKRLKYWFEKLEIQSWWDKKVEELSKGMAQKLQFIITIIHEPQLLIFDEPFSGFDPINATLLKDEMLELREKGATIIFSTHNMSSVEELCDDVALINRSRKVLEGNVEEIKERYRTHSYKIDYAGDLNQAANGEGVFVIKETENVGKYMRAVVQTKETTMPNDLLKKLIQHVEIRSFNEILPSMNDVFIRVVQETMPSDNQ, translated from the coding sequence ATGTACGCTATTTCAACCGAAAATGTAACAAAAACATTTATCAATCACAGAGCTTTAGATAATGTCTCCATAGACGTGCCAAAAGGAACAATATTCGGATTGTTGGGACCAAATGGAGCAGGAAAAACAACTCTGATTCGTATTATCAATCAAATTTACGCCCCTGACAGCGGGATTGTTAAAATTGATGGAGAAATTTTATCCCCAAAACATACTGCAAATATCGGTTATCTGCCCGAAGAGCGCGGACTTTATAAAAAAATGAAAGTAGGAGAGCAGGCTATCTATTTAGCCCGATTGAAAGGACTTTCACGACACGATGCTTTAAAAAGGTTGAAATATTGGTTCGAAAAGCTCGAAATCCAGTCGTGGTGGGATAAAAAAGTTGAAGAACTCTCAAAAGGTATGGCGCAAAAACTACAATTTATTATAACTATAATTCACGAGCCTCAACTACTTATTTTCGATGAGCCTTTCAGTGGCTTCGACCCAATTAATGCAACTCTTTTGAAAGATGAGATGTTAGAGTTGCGCGAAAAAGGGGCAACAATAATTTTCTCAACCCACAATATGAGCAGTGTCGAAGAGCTTTGCGATGATGTGGCACTTATCAACAGGTCGAGAAAAGTTTTAGAGGGCAATGTCGAGGAGATTAAGGAACGATACAGAACACACTCATACAAAATAGATTACGCTGGCGATTTAAACCAAGCAGCAAACGGAGAAGGTGTTTTTGTAATTAAAGAAACAGAAAACGTTGGAAAATATATGCGCGCCGTAGTGCAGACAAAAGAGACAACAATGCCCAACGATTTGTTAAAAAAGCTAATTCAGCATGTCGAAATACGTTCGTTCAACGAGATACTACCATCAATGAACGATGTCTTTATCAGAGTAGTACAAGAAACCATGCCAAGTGATAACCAATAA
- a CDS encoding methyltransferase domain-containing protein — MKRKIVSFIFPLTRKIKSEYNGYLELTTFNGRTLLNTENTNYSYGALQRVLKFGLLNTDLSKTKNILVLGLGGGCVLKTLRNEFNYANRITAVDIDPVIIEIAKNEFGISEDDKTKIICDDAFDYVMNDNSMFDLIIIDLFIDNKIPDKFLLLEFWRGIINKLCLGGTIIFNTLCDPYTETKDIENKLMKRGLKYRIYRHVEGTNKILIANYC, encoded by the coding sequence ATGAAAAGAAAAATAGTAAGTTTTATTTTCCCTCTAACTAGAAAAATAAAATCTGAGTACAACGGTTATCTTGAATTGACCACTTTTAACGGAAGAACATTGTTAAATACAGAGAACACAAATTATTCTTATGGAGCATTGCAAAGAGTTTTGAAATTCGGCTTGTTGAATACCGATCTTTCTAAAACAAAGAACATCTTGGTTCTGGGGCTAGGGGGTGGTTGCGTTTTAAAAACATTAAGAAATGAGTTTAATTACGCTAACAGAATAACTGCTGTTGACATTGACCCGGTAATAATTGAAATTGCCAAAAATGAATTCGGAATCTCTGAAGACGATAAAACTAAAATAATTTGCGATGACGCATTTGATTATGTCATGAATGACAATAGTATGTTCGACCTAATCATTATAGATCTATTCATTGACAATAAGATTCCAGACAAATTCCTATTACTGGAATTTTGGCGTGGAATAATTAACAAACTGTGTCTTGGCGGAACGATTATTTTCAATACTTTATGTGATCCTTACACAGAGACTAAAGACATAGAAAACAAATTGATGAAACGAGGGCTTAAATATAGAATATATAGACATGTAGAAGGGACAAACAAAATATTAATAGCGAACTACTGCTAA
- a CDS encoding TonB-dependent receptor plug domain-containing protein, which produces MKKNVLIFFVLFLFIKVNAQNQIKGKVTDINNEPLIGASVFLPELNKGTITNQAGEYLISNIPNGKIKIQFSFVGYNTEMKIVDITQPENKVDALLTIAIIQSQEVVITGSYVSSQHENAVKIDVLKSKDIALSGTPNFMESLTKVPGVDMISKGQGISKPIIRGLSMNDVLVMNNGVRIENYQFSENHPLGIDDNDVERVEIIKGPASLLYGSDAIGGVINFIKEKPAPVGKILGDYRMQLHSNTLGMNNSIGLKGASKKLFGGFRFGNKTHADYLQGGGDYVPNSRFNEMTFNANMGHTGKIGTFKLTYDYFKQDLGMTVPAIKLLITKQGRKNEIWFQDLEHQLLSSQNSLYLGKFKWNINVAYQNALRKLQTTLDVPFVEMNLNTITYESKLYFPPNDKSEYIIGLQGMLQNNKNLNNRASQFLPDANINNIGFLGLAQYTFFEKQNYRVV; this is translated from the coding sequence ATGAAGAAAAACGTTTTAATTTTCTTTGTGTTATTTCTTTTCATAAAAGTAAACGCTCAAAATCAAATAAAAGGCAAAGTGACAGATATTAACAATGAACCATTAATTGGTGCATCAGTTTTTTTGCCTGAACTCAATAAAGGGACAATAACTAATCAAGCAGGAGAATATTTGATTAGTAATATTCCAAACGGAAAAATTAAAATTCAATTTTCATTTGTAGGATACAATACCGAAATGAAAATAGTTGACATTACACAACCTGAAAATAAAGTAGATGCTTTATTGACAATAGCGATTATTCAATCGCAGGAAGTAGTGATTACAGGTAGCTATGTCAGTTCTCAACATGAAAATGCTGTAAAAATTGACGTATTGAAAAGCAAGGATATTGCTTTATCAGGTACACCTAATTTCATGGAATCATTAACCAAAGTTCCGGGTGTTGATATGATATCCAAAGGACAGGGTATTTCAAAACCTATAATACGTGGTCTTTCAATGAATGATGTTTTGGTTATGAATAATGGTGTGCGAATTGAAAACTATCAATTCAGTGAAAACCACCCATTAGGTATAGATGACAACGATGTGGAAAGAGTAGAAATCATCAAGGGACCTGCTTCTTTACTTTATGGTTCGGATGCAATTGGTGGAGTTATAAATTTTATAAAAGAAAAACCTGCACCTGTAGGAAAAATACTTGGAGATTACCGTATGCAATTACATTCTAATACACTTGGAATGAACAATAGCATCGGATTAAAAGGAGCTTCTAAAAAACTTTTTGGTGGGTTTCGGTTTGGAAATAAAACCCATGCCGATTATTTACAAGGCGGTGGTGATTATGTTCCAAATTCTCGGTTCAATGAAATGACATTCAATGCCAATATGGGACATACAGGGAAGATAGGAACTTTTAAACTTACCTATGATTATTTTAAACAAGACTTAGGAATGACTGTACCTGCTATAAAGCTATTGATAACAAAACAAGGACGGAAAAATGAAATCTGGTTTCAGGATTTGGAGCATCAATTGCTTTCATCTCAAAACAGCCTTTACTTAGGCAAATTCAAATGGAATATAAATGTAGCTTATCAAAACGCACTGAGAAAACTTCAAACAACACTTGATGTTCCTTTTGTTGAAATGAATTTGAATACCATTACCTATGAATCTAAATTATATTTTCCTCCCAACGATAAATCGGAATATATTATTGGATTGCAAGGCATGTTGCAAAATAACAAAAATCTTAACAATCGAGCTTCTCAATTTTTACCTGATGCCAATATAAATAACATAGGTTTTTTAGGATTGGCACAATACACTTTTTTTGAAAAACAAAATTACAGGGTGGTTTGA
- a CDS encoding ABC transporter permease, producing the protein MSKISNIIQREYLTRVRKKSFIVMTILGPILFAAMIIAPAWISTLDSSDERKVAVIDSSGIFDYTKILREVTLQNTHNLKLEIFRLNRESGDYAYLFKELADRLDAVVLQRDENIAENIKITLKGTLETLKKNEILSEEQFETIYNRHAEYYDALLVEFESIKGRIPDDDKTKFTYVDISLEQIKHALKDNIYFAVVYIPKNILSTQQIQIYSTKAVSMNLRSYICSNIERAVENQKMIEVGISQEDMKRIKTKINAQTIKLTEEGEEKVSRPEYAMIIGYVSGFLIYFAIFMFGALVMRGVIEEKSSRIVEVILSSVRPFQLLIGKIVGVGLVGITQFALWIVLSVAIVMAAGKFLMPSSPEIVEQQAQELVSSGAMQDVQALTDDDQPDITVIFKSLSVINFPLIIGMFLFYFVGGFLLYGALFAAVGSAVDNEADTQQFMMPITVPLIIALFVMINAMQNPEGSVAYWFSIIPFTSPVVMMVRLPYGVPVIDIVISMVLLVATFIFTTWLAAKIYKTGILMYGSKVTWKEIWKWIKHN; encoded by the coding sequence ATGAGCAAAATATCAAATATAATTCAACGCGAATACCTTACACGAGTTAGAAAAAAATCGTTTATTGTAATGACCATTTTAGGTCCAATCCTATTTGCAGCAATGATTATTGCTCCTGCATGGATTTCAACACTCGACAGTTCCGATGAACGTAAAGTGGCAGTTATTGACAGTAGCGGCATTTTCGACTACACCAAAATTCTAAGAGAGGTAACCTTACAAAACACCCACAACCTTAAGTTAGAGATATTTAGGTTAAATAGAGAATCGGGTGATTACGCATATCTCTTTAAAGAGTTGGCAGACAGGTTAGATGCAGTGGTTCTCCAGCGCGATGAAAATATAGCTGAAAATATCAAAATCACGTTAAAAGGAACATTAGAGACATTAAAGAAAAACGAAATATTGTCAGAAGAACAGTTTGAAACTATTTACAACAGACACGCCGAATACTACGATGCCCTTTTAGTTGAGTTTGAGAGCATTAAAGGACGTATCCCCGATGACGACAAAACCAAATTCACTTACGTTGATATATCTTTAGAACAGATTAAACACGCACTGAAAGACAATATTTATTTTGCAGTGGTCTATATTCCCAAAAATATTCTATCGACCCAACAGATACAGATTTATTCGACTAAAGCTGTGTCAATGAATCTTAGGTCGTATATCTGCTCAAACATTGAGCGTGCTGTGGAAAACCAAAAAATGATTGAGGTTGGGATATCGCAAGAAGATATGAAGCGTATAAAAACCAAAATCAATGCGCAAACCATAAAGTTAACCGAAGAGGGCGAAGAAAAAGTGAGCCGTCCGGAGTATGCCATGATTATTGGTTATGTAAGCGGATTTCTGATCTATTTCGCGATATTTATGTTCGGTGCACTTGTTATGCGCGGTGTAATTGAAGAGAAATCAAGCCGTATTGTTGAGGTTATACTATCGTCTGTTAGACCATTTCAGCTTTTGATTGGCAAAATAGTGGGAGTGGGATTAGTGGGCATAACACAGTTCGCCTTGTGGATAGTTTTGTCTGTTGCGATTGTTATGGCTGCCGGGAAATTTTTAATGCCAAGCAGTCCTGAAATTGTTGAACAACAAGCACAGGAGTTGGTATCTTCGGGAGCAATGCAAGATGTACAAGCCTTAACAGATGACGACCAACCAGACATAACTGTGATTTTCAAATCGCTAAGTGTTATTAACTTTCCGTTGATAATAGGAATGTTTCTATTCTATTTTGTTGGAGGATTTTTACTATACGGAGCCCTGTTTGCGGCTGTAGGTTCTGCTGTTGATAATGAGGCTGATACACAGCAGTTTATGATGCCCATTACAGTGCCGCTGATAATTGCACTGTTCGTTATGATAAACGCAATGCAGAATCCCGAAGGAAGTGTGGCATATTGGTTTTCAATAATTCCGTTCACTTCGCCTGTAGTTATGATGGTAAGACTTCCGTATGGAGTACCTGTTATTGATATTGTTATATCAATGGTTCTGTTAGTGGCAACATTTATTTTTACTACGTGGTTAGCCGCAAAAATCTATAAGACAGGCATTTTAATGTACGGCTCTAAAGTCACTTGGAAAGAGATTTGGAAGTGGATAAAGCATAATTAA
- a CDS encoding 50S ribosomal protein L9 yields MDVILKQDIPNLGNKDDIVKVKSGYGRNYLIPRGLAIVATPSSVKMMQEMKKQQAHKEEKLRAEAEEIAKQLENKEIKIGAKTSSTGKIFGSVNTIQIAEALSKKGFDIDRKKITIEGDVIKEVGEYVANIKLHREVVVSLKFEVVAE; encoded by the coding sequence ATGGATGTTATATTAAAACAAGATATACCAAACCTTGGGAATAAAGACGACATAGTTAAAGTAAAATCAGGCTATGGACGTAACTATCTTATTCCGCGAGGATTAGCAATAGTTGCGACACCATCATCAGTGAAGATGATGCAAGAGATGAAAAAACAACAAGCTCACAAAGAGGAAAAACTTCGCGCCGAAGCTGAGGAGATTGCAAAACAACTTGAAAATAAAGAGATTAAAATTGGTGCAAAAACCAGTTCAACAGGAAAAATCTTTGGTTCAGTTAATACTATTCAAATTGCCGAAGCTCTTAGCAAAAAAGGATTCGATATCGACCGTAAAAAAATCACTATCGAAGGCGATGTAATTAAAGAAGTTGGCGAATATGTAGCCAATATAAAATTACACCGTGAAGTTGTTGTAAGTTTGAAATTTGAAGTTGTAGCTGAATAG
- a CDS encoding 30S ribosomal protein S6, giving the protein MNQYETVFIANPVLSAAQMKEAVAKFRDLITGNEGEIVHEEDWGLKKLAYPIQKKTTGFYYLLEFKANPDFISKFETELRRDEKIMRFLTVKLDKFAIEYNERKRARRGEVKDEQKVEE; this is encoded by the coding sequence ATGAACCAGTACGAAACCGTTTTCATTGCAAATCCCGTTTTGTCTGCTGCGCAGATGAAGGAAGCGGTCGCAAAATTTCGTGATCTCATTACAGGCAACGAGGGTGAGATTGTTCACGAAGAGGACTGGGGGCTTAAAAAATTAGCCTATCCTATCCAAAAGAAAACCACAGGATTTTACTACCTGTTGGAGTTCAAAGCAAACCCTGATTTTATTAGTAAGTTTGAGACAGAGTTGCGCCGCGATGAGAAAATCATGCGATTTTTAACCGTTAAACTCGATAAATTCGCCATCGAGTACAACGAACGCAAACGCGCTAGAAGAGGCGAAGTTAAGGACGAACAAAAAGTGGAGGAATAG
- a CDS encoding 30S ribosomal protein S18 — translation MSTTQNQGEIRYLTPPSIDTKRKKFCRFRKSRIRYIDYKDPEFLKRFVNEQGKILPRRLTGTSLKYQRKVSQAVKRCRHLALLPFVTDLLK, via the coding sequence ATGTCAACAACGCAAAATCAAGGGGAAATACGCTACTTAACCCCGCCATCAATCGACACCAAAAGAAAAAAATTCTGTCGTTTTCGCAAAAGCAGAATTCGTTATATCGACTATAAAGACCCCGAGTTCTTGAAAAGATTTGTAAACGAGCAAGGTAAAATTTTACCTCGTCGTCTTACAGGAACTTCTTTGAAATACCAACGCAAAGTTTCACAAGCAGTTAAACGTTGCCGTCATTTAGCCCTATTACCATTTGTAACCGACCTTTTAAAGTAA
- a CDS encoding TonB-dependent receptor produces MRFDMYKTKTFELGIEGTSGYHAPVNKEFSNLNGSIGATYSVNNKTTLRTNFAKGYRVPNLSELTSNGMHGNRYEIGNENLSPENSFETDLNMHYHGEFLSFDLAGFYNQINDYIFISPTTDTTSNGISIYRFSQTNATLHGGEAGIHFHPKSLPWLHIEGTYSLVIGKQENGNYLPFIPAQKFRYEIRAEREKIGFLKKPSIKLSALTALKQSNPSPYETETNGYTLVNFSINTDIHVLRQILNFGISVNNIFDTQYFDHLSTLQPLNYYNQGRNISISLKIPFGIK; encoded by the coding sequence TTGAGATTCGATATGTATAAAACTAAAACCTTTGAATTAGGAATAGAAGGGACAAGCGGTTATCACGCACCAGTAAACAAAGAATTTTCAAACCTTAACGGATCAATAGGTGCGACTTATAGTGTTAATAATAAAACAACGCTTAGGACTAATTTTGCAAAAGGCTATCGTGTACCGAATTTATCCGAACTTACATCAAATGGAATGCATGGAAACAGATATGAGATTGGGAATGAGAATTTATCCCCAGAAAATTCATTTGAAACGGATTTAAATATGCATTATCATGGTGAATTTTTATCCTTTGATTTGGCTGGTTTTTATAATCAAATTAATGATTATATTTTTATTTCACCAACTACAGATACAACATCAAATGGTATTAGTATTTATCGTTTCTCGCAAACAAATGCGACTCTACACGGTGGTGAAGCAGGAATCCATTTTCATCCTAAATCGTTACCTTGGTTGCATATTGAAGGGACTTATTCCTTGGTAATTGGCAAACAAGAAAATGGTAATTATTTGCCCTTTATACCTGCTCAAAAGTTTCGTTATGAAATAAGAGCAGAACGTGAAAAAATTGGATTTTTGAAGAAGCCATCAATCAAACTTTCTGCGCTAACTGCATTAAAACAAAGCAATCCATCGCCATATGAGACAGAAACAAATGGATATACGCTTGTTAACTTTAGTATTAATACTGACATTCATGTATTACGCCAAATTTTAAATTTTGGAATATCTGTAAACAATATTTTCGACACACAGTATTTTGACCATCTTTCGACATTACAACCGTTGAATTATTATAATCAAGGAAGAAATATTAGTATATCTTTAAAAATTCCGTTTGGAATAAAATAG